The Streptomyces sp. V4I8 genome includes the window ACACGTAGTTGTGGTTCGGCGCGGCGCCGATGTTCCGGGTCAGCCGGATGTAGCGGATGCGGGAGTCCCGCGCGGCGTACTCGCGGCAGATCTCCCGGGTCCCGTCGGTCGAGGCGTTGTCGGAGATGACCAGCTCGAAGTCCTCGTACGTCTGGCCGAGCAGGGCGTCGAGCGACTCGGCCAGGTACTCCTCGCCGTTGTACACGGGCAGGCCGATGCTCAGCCGGGGATGGGCGGTCATGGCGTCCTCACTTCACGGATGGTGTTCTGGTGGTGCTCGCGCAGGGCGGACCGCAGCTGCAGCCACCACACGGCCGAGCCGCAGAGGGTCGCGGCGGCGACGCCCCAGGCCGAGCCGACGGTGCCGACGACGACCGCCCCGCCGAGGCCGCCGGCGACGTAGCAGGTGGAGGCGAACAGCCCAGCGTGCAGGCTGCGCCGGGCCACGCCGAGCGCGCGCAGTCCGGCCGCGGCGCCGGTGCCGAGTCCCGCGCCCGCGACGCCGAGCGTGACCGGCACGATCAGCTCCGAGGCGGAGTTCCAGACGCCGCCGAGCACGAGTTCGCCGAGCCGGTCCGGCACCAGGAGCAGCGCCCCGCCCCACAGCAGCGCGGCGGCCGCCTGCCCGCCGCCCAGCAGGAGGCAGAACGTGCCGAGTCGGTGCGGGGCCCGCCGCAGCACCCGAGCCGCCTCCGCGACGGTGACCAGCGACAGCCCCATCAGCACCGCGAGGAACGGACCGAGCAGCAGCTCCGCGCCCCGGACCACACCCACCGCGCCGACCCCGACGATCGCGCCGAGTCCGTACGCCCGCAGCTGGCTCGCACCGCTGTTGCTGACGTTCTCGACCAGGTATCGGGAGCCGAGGTCACGGTGCTCGCGGAGCCACTCGCGCACTCCGGTCAATCGGGGCCGGATCCCGCACTGGAGGCAGCCGTACCCCGCGGCCACCGCGGCGGATCCACCCCAGGCGAGCACGAAAGCGGCCACGCTGCCCACGCGGGCCGCCAGCACCATGGCGGGGACGAGCGCCACGCCCCACACGAGGTCGTTGACGAACGCCTTCCGCCCGGCGCCGGCGGCGAAGAAGGCGAATCGCCACGCGTCCTGCAGCAACAGCCCCGGCAGGATGACTCCCAGGCAGGCGAACGCGGGCCCCACGCGGCCGTCGAGAACGAGCCCGGCCACCAGGGACACCGCTCCGAGGGCGACACCGACGGTGAGCGCGGTACCCGACGACCGGGCCACCGCCCCGCGCCAGGACGCCTCCGGCACGCCGCTGAAGCGCACCACGAGCGGGTCGGTGGCAAGGCCGCGGGAGACGTTGAGCACCACGCCGTAGGTCACCCAGGCCAGGCTGAACACGCCGAACGCGGTCACCCCGAGCGAGCGCGCCACGTAGATGCCCACCGCGAAGTTGCTCATGCTGGAGGCCGCTTGGTCGGCGAGCCCCCAGGACAGCCGGCCCGCGATGGCCCGCCTGGCGGTCGCCGCCTTCGGCCTGGTCTGCTCCCCGTCGGTGGTCATCGATGTCATGCCTTGATCAGCCCGACCCCGTGCAGGGCGCCTGCCGCGGCGGCGACGGTGTCGAACGGCAGCCCGGACCGCTCGGCGACAGCCAGCAGACTGTGCTCGCCGTCGGAGAGATTGAGCACCCAGAGCATGGCCATCTGGGCCTGCTTGGTGTCGCTGCGGCCGCCGAGCGCGTCGTACAACCCGCGTCGGCCCAGCTGTGGTTCGCCGTAGGGGCTGAGGTTGACGTACCGCCGGTTGCGGTCGAGGACGGCGAATGCCTCGCGGCAGACCGCGAGGGTGTCTGCCATCGCCTCCGGGGAGACGAAGTCCAGGTTGTCCGCCGAGGTGTGGTACTCGGGGTAGTCGGCGTACGGGGTCCGGGTGAGCGAGCCGACGCCCAGGTTGAACCCGGGTGAGCAGAACTGCCGCTCGTCGTAGCCGTACGGAGTGAACTCTGCGATGCGGTGCGGCCGTTCGGAGGCGGACAGCACGTGCCGCATCACCCGGTCGATCTCCGCCTCGCCGCGCCTGCTCCGCTTGTACGTCAGCGAGCCCGAGTCGCCGGCGCAGGCCAGCACCAGCCCGTGCTTGACCCGCTCCACCCGCTCCGCGTTACGGGCCAGCCAGGTGATCACCCCGATGGTGCCGGGCGCGAACAGGAACCGGTAGGTGTACCACGGCGTCTGCTCCGCCAGCGCCCGGGCCAGGAACGTCGCCACCGCGATGCCGGCCAGATTGTCGTTGGCCAGCGACGGGTGGCAGACGTGGCAGGAGACGATCACCTCGTCGGCGACCTGGCCGGGGACCACGTGCTCGGCATAGGTGAGGTGGCCATCTGCGAGTGTGGAGTCGATGCGCACCTCGTACTCGCCGTCCGGCAGCGCGTCCAAGGTCTCCTGGGCCAGGCAGAACCCCCATTCCGGCTGGTAGTAGCTGGTGCGGTACGGCACCCAGGAGGGGTAGTCCGGCAGGGTGTGCAGGTGTCCGCGCAGTTCGGCCAGCGGCATGGTCGCCGACACCGGCACGCTGTAGCCGAGCACGTGCAGGCTGGACGCGGCGAAGTCGACGACCCGGTGGCCGGCGGTGTCGGCGATGTACGCGTCGCGGATGTTCCACTCCTGCGGCACCGTCCAGTCGAGCACCTGCGTCCCGGTCGGCACCTCGTGTGTCTGCAGCGGGATGTACTCGGCGACGATCTCCAGGGTGGCGCGCACGCCGTCGCCGGTGATGCTCCGGCACAGCGGGTACAGCCGCTCCACCAGCGCGTACATCTCTTCGCCGGCCGTGGTCACCGGCGCCACCGTAGGGTGTCGTCGACGGCGCCGGCGTCGGACGCCGCGCGCAGCACGGCCAGCCGGGTGAAGCGTCGTTCGAAGTCCTCCCGGGTCAGCCCGTATTCGCGGTAGGCGTCGGTGAGTTCGAGCGCGCCCTGCTTCACCGTCCACTCGCAGTCGAAGCCGGGTATCGCGGTGCGGAATCGGGAGAAGTCAACCCGGTACGACCGCGGATCGGCACCGGTCTCCCCGGTGATCACCACCTTGGCGCCGGACACCGCCTCGGCGACCTGCTCTGCGATCTCGGCGACCGTGACGTTGTTGGTCTCGCTGCCGATGTTGAACGCCCGGTCGTGCACCGCTTCCCGCGGCGCGGTCAGCGCGGCCGTGAAGGCCCGTGCGATGTCGGCGGCGTGCACCAGCGGGCGCCAGGGGGTGCCGTCGGACAGCACCAGCACCTCGCCGGACAGCAGCGCGTGGCCCACCAGGTTGTTCAGCACGATGTCGGCGCGCAGCCGGGGCGAGTAGCCGAAGGCGGTGGCGTTGCGCATGAACACCGGGGTGAAGTCGCCGTCGGCCAGGGCGTGCAGGTCGTCCTCCACCCGTACCTTGGACTCCGCGTACGGAGTCACCGGGCGCAGCGGGGCGTCCTCGCCCACCAGGTCATCGCCGCCGGCGGCGCCATAGACCGAGCAGGTCGACGCGTAGAGGAACCGCTGCACTCCGGCGTCGCGGGCCAGCCGGGCCAGCCGTACGGACGCGTGGTGGTTGATGTCGTAGGTGAGCTCCGGCACCAGCGATCCCAGCGGGTCGTTGGACAGCGCGCCCAGGTGGATCACGGCGTCCACCCCGGCCACGTGCTCGGCCGTGACGTCGCGCAGGTCCACCCGGTGCCCCGGCGGGTCCGCGGGCGTCGGGCCGAGGACGCAGTCGGCGAACAGGCCGGAGTCGAGGCCGACGACCTCGTGCCCGGCGGCGGCAAGGACCGGGGCCATCACGGTGCCCAAATAGCCCTGGTGTCCGGTCAGTAGTACGCGCAAGGGTCAACCCCCCAGGTTGAGCGTGAGTTTGGTGACGGCGAACGCCTCGGCGTATCGCTCGTGGCATTCGATGCCGCGGATCCGCGCAAGGCCGAGGAAGGCCTCCCGGTCGTACCAGGGCCGGTGCCGCTGCGAGGGGTAGTGCTCCTGCAGCAGCCGCACCTTCTGCTCGGCGATCTCCGGCGACAGTGGCTGGTACGCCGTCGGACGGCCGAGATCGCCGTCCCACTTGACGATCTCGTAGCCGAGCACGAGGTGGTCGCGGAAGGCGGTGGGTATGAGCTTCGCCAGGCCGCGGTGATCCTGGTGCGCGTCATCGGTGCGCGGGGCCAGGATCAGATCCGGGTCGGTCTGCTCGCGCAGCTCCTCGATCGCGGCCTTGGCCTCCTCCCAGTGCGCGGGCAGCCGGCCGTCCGGCAGCTTGTGCACGGTCAGCCGCAGGTCGGCGCCCGGGCAGAAGGCGGCGAGCGCGGCCTGCTCCTCCTGCTCCCGCTCGCTGCCACCGCCGGAGAGCACCAGCGCGTCGACGCGGATGCCCGGCCGCGCGAGGCACAGCGTTAGCAACGTGCCGCCGGCACCGATGGCGATGTCGTCGCAGTGCGCGCCCACCGCGACGATCCGGTCCAGGCGCCCGGTGCCGAGCGGGATCACGCCCCCACCCCCGCGCGGTCCCGCTCCCATACGGCCCACGGGCGGTCGCCCCGGGCGTAGGCGGCGGCGAGCGCAGCCCGCTCCTTCACGGTGTCGGTCGGCTTCCAGAAGCCGCGGTGCTGGTACGCCGTCAGCCGACCGCGCTTGGCCAGTTGGGCGCAGCCGTCGGCGACCAGGTCCCCGTTCTCCGGTATGTGGTCGAAGACCTCCTGGCGGAGCACGAAGTAGCCGCCGTTCTCCCACAGCGGCAGTTCGCTCACTGCGGTGATGCCCCCCACCAGACCGTCCTCGCCCAACTCCACGCAGTGGAACGACGGCTGCGGCGGCACCACCATCATCGACGCCCCGGCGTCGCGCCGGGCGAACCGGTCGATCATCTCGGGCAGCGGGGCGTCGGTGAGCACGTCGGCGTAGTTGGCGAGGAACATCTCGTCGCCGTCCAGGTGGTACCGCACCCGACGCAGCCGCTCTCCGATCGGTGACTCGATGCCGGTCTGCGCGAACGTGATCGTCCAGTCCGCGATGTCGGTCGAGAGCAGCTCGGTCCGACCGCCTCTCAGCACGAAGTCGTTGGACGTCGTCTCCTCGTAGTTGAGGAAGAAGTCCTTGATGTGGTGGGCCCCGTAGCCGAGGCACAGGACGAACTCCGTGTGCCCGAAGTGCGCGTAGTAGCGCATGACGTGCCAGATCAGCGGTCGCGGGCCGACCATCGCCATCGGCTTGGGCACGTCGTCGGCGGCTCCGTTGCGCATCCGCATCCCGTAACCGCCGCAGAACAGAACGACCTTCATGACTTGACCTCGACAATGCTGAGTTCCGGGATGGGAAAGACAAGGCGGCCGCCCCAGTCGTGCACGAAGGACAGCTGCTCGACCAGCTCGGCCCGCAGGTTCCAAGGGAGGACGAGGACGTAGTCCGGTCGATCGGCGGCGATCTGCTCGGGCGGCAGGATCGGGATGCGGGTGCCCGGGGTGAACCTGCCGTGCTTGTAGGGGTTGCGGTCGACCGTGTAGGGGAGCAGGTCGG containing:
- a CDS encoding PIG-L deacetylase family protein; this translates as MIPLGTGRLDRIVAVGAHCDDIAIGAGGTLLTLCLARPGIRVDALVLSGGGSEREQEEQAALAAFCPGADLRLTVHKLPDGRLPAHWEEAKAAIEELREQTDPDLILAPRTDDAHQDHRGLAKLIPTAFRDHLVLGYEIVKWDGDLGRPTAYQPLSPEIAEQKVRLLQEHYPSQRHRPWYDREAFLGLARIRGIECHERYAEAFAVTKLTLNLGG
- a CDS encoding glucose-1-phosphate cytidylyltransferase, encoding MKVVLFCGGYGMRMRNGAADDVPKPMAMVGPRPLIWHVMRYYAHFGHTEFVLCLGYGAHHIKDFFLNYEETTSNDFVLRGGRTELLSTDIADWTITFAQTGIESPIGERLRRVRYHLDGDEMFLANYADVLTDAPLPEMIDRFARRDAGASMMVVPPQPSFHCVELGEDGLVGGITAVSELPLWENGGYFVLRQEVFDHIPENGDLVADGCAQLAKRGRLTAYQHRGFWKPTDTVKERAALAAAYARGDRPWAVWERDRAGVGA
- a CDS encoding DUF4910 domain-containing protein; translated protein: MAPVTTAGEEMYALVERLYPLCRSITGDGVRATLEIVAEYIPLQTHEVPTGTQVLDWTVPQEWNIRDAYIADTAGHRVVDFAASSLHVLGYSVPVSATMPLAELRGHLHTLPDYPSWVPYRTSYYQPEWGFCLAQETLDALPDGEYEVRIDSTLADGHLTYAEHVVPGQVADEVIVSCHVCHPSLANDNLAGIAVATFLARALAEQTPWYTYRFLFAPGTIGVITWLARNAERVERVKHGLVLACAGDSGSLTYKRSRRGEAEIDRVMRHVLSASERPHRIAEFTPYGYDERQFCSPGFNLGVGSLTRTPYADYPEYHTSADNLDFVSPEAMADTLAVCREAFAVLDRNRRYVNLSPYGEPQLGRRGLYDALGGRSDTKQAQMAMLWVLNLSDGEHSLLAVAERSGLPFDTVAAAAGALHGVGLIKA
- a CDS encoding NAD-dependent epimerase/dehydratase family protein encodes the protein MRVLLTGHQGYLGTVMAPVLAAAGHEVVGLDSGLFADCVLGPTPADPPGHRVDLRDVTAEHVAGVDAVIHLGALSNDPLGSLVPELTYDINHHASVRLARLARDAGVQRFLYASTCSVYGAAGGDDLVGEDAPLRPVTPYAESKVRVEDDLHALADGDFTPVFMRNATAFGYSPRLRADIVLNNLVGHALLSGEVLVLSDGTPWRPLVHAADIARAFTAALTAPREAVHDRAFNIGSETNNVTVAEIAEQVAEAVSGAKVVITGETGADPRSYRVDFSRFRTAIPGFDCEWTVKQGALELTDAYREYGLTREDFERRFTRLAVLRAASDAGAVDDTLRWRR